Proteins encoded in a region of the Hippocampus zosterae strain Florida chromosome 11, ASM2543408v3, whole genome shotgun sequence genome:
- the LOC127610791 gene encoding LOW QUALITY PROTEIN: beta-3 adrenergic receptor (The sequence of the model RefSeq protein was modified relative to this genomic sequence to represent the inferred CDS: deleted 1 base in 1 codon): protein MDVLEGSWSVPGCLRAAAVNSSLKDDSESAVSTRMESLLFVMVVLMCVGSVTECACLTTHFFREGNLLVIILVATTKTLHQVTSVLIMNLAISDLLVGLGVMPFVALSIVKPGWGECFNLCLFVAYTSSVYCTVSVLTLAAIALDRYHSIMDCLRYSSRCTLWRMCSVVVWIWLQAMATSFPPLLGWSSVAYVTHTYSCVVDWTSSPSYTATMTSLSYVVPAIVILVCYVNIVKVARNHAKRIHSLEYSVQRSRDPNAMFPPSLPSPSTMVYNQSRQCVCGHPTPSRELSSMLSSPQTLLESQQHYQRVARLFLVILAFFLCWTPYIGVALFQATEAAISGETSLVPPSALTVSYFLVLLNSDFNPLLYALLSKRFQAALRGLRQKLRAGVGSVVSWGGEVDPCSITTPLPGPNSSSNTSQCCSPVFTISSDDKLIPVKIYTKRVFMEVTTPSCSTGQGPCGGRRLNCLQVPCRTREGGTLPFSTVTVVPTVTYVCGQITVKVEHAPSEILFLT, encoded by the exons ATGGACGTCCTGGAAGGCAGCTGGTCAGTTCCGGGCTGTTTGCGAGCGGCGGCCGTCAACTCAAGCCTCAAGGATGATTCAGAGAGCGCCGTGTCGACACGGATGGAGTCGCTGCTGTTCGTCATGGTGGTATTGATGTGTGTGGGCTCGGTGACAG AATGTGCTTGTCTAACCACTCATTTTTTTCGTGAAGGTAACCTTCTTGTCATTATCCTCGTGGCAACCACCAAGACTCTCCACCAGGTGACATCAGTGTTGATCATGAACTTGGCCATCAGTGATCTCCTGGTGGGCCTCGGCGTCATGCCCTTTGTTGCTTTATCCATCGTGAAGCCTGGATGGGGCGAATGTTTT AACCTGTGTCTATTTGTGGCCTACACCTCCTCTGTCTACTGCACAGTTTCTGTTCTAACACTGGCTGCCATCGCTTTAGACCGCTACCACTCCATCATGGACTGCCTGCGCTACAGCTCCCGCTGCACCCTGTGGAGGATGTGCTCTGTGGTCGTGTGGATCTGGCTGCAGGCCATGGCAACCAGTTTTCCCCCACTGCTGGGTTGGAGCTCTGTGGCCTATGTGACTCACACATACAGTTGTGTAGTGGACTGGACAAGCAGTCCCAGCTACACGGCCACCATGACAAGCCTCTCCTACGTCGTGCCTGCCATCGTTATCCTTGTCTGCTATGTGAACATCGTCAAAGTAGCCCGTAACCATGCCAAGAGGATTCACAGCTTAGAATACTCGGTTCAACGCAGTAGGGATCCAAACGCCATGTTCCCTCCTTCTTTGCCCAGCCCCTCCACAATGGTCTATAATCAAAgtagacagtgtgtgtgtggtcacccAACTCCCTCCCGGGAGTTATCCTCCATGTTGTCATCCCCCCAGACCCTCCTGGAGTCACAGCAGCACTATCAGCGAGTTGCTCGCCTCTTTCTGGTCATCTTAGCCTTCTTCTTATGCTGGACCCCCTACATTGGAGTTGCTCTCTTTCAGGCTACAGAAGCAGCAATCTCTGGTGAAACATCACTCGTGCCTCCCTCTGCTCTGACTGTCTCCTACTTTCTGGTGCTGTTAAACTCCGACTTCAACCCTCTGCTCTACGCGCTACTCAGCAAGCGTTTCCAGGCAGCTCTGCGGGGGCTAAGGCAGAAGCTGAGAGCTGGAGTAGGGAGCGTTGTCAGCTGGGGTGGCGAGGTGGACCCATGCAGCATCACCACTCCACTTCCCGGGCCGAACTCCAGCTCGAACACCTCCCAATGTTGCTCTCCAGTTTTCACCATCAGTAGTGACGACAAGC TCATTCCAGTGAAAATTTATACGAAACGTGTCTTCATGGAAGTCACCACACCATCCTGCTCCACTGGGCAAGGCCCCTGCGGTGGCAGGAGGCTGAATTGCCTGCAGGTCCCCTGTAGGACGCGAGAGGGCGGCACACTACCATTTTCTACTGTTACTGTGGTGCCAACGGTCACTTATGTCTGTGGTCAGATTACCGTGAAAGTAGAGCATGCCCCATCAGAAATCCTTTTTCTCACATGA